One genomic window of Arachis hypogaea cultivar Tifrunner chromosome 8, arahy.Tifrunner.gnm2.J5K5, whole genome shotgun sequence includes the following:
- the LOC112705831 gene encoding uncharacterized protein isoform X1, producing MWGFGGRCYWGKKVAGDKADGIVVVFAWMSSDDKHLDKYVDLYSSLRWNSLICHSQFLNMFFPEKATALAVDILNELVEVLKIRPCPLVFASFSGGSKACMLKILQIINGTSEAHNMDDYRLVKDCISGYIYDSSPVDFTSDLGVRFLLQPTVLKVSHPPRFALWVANSIASGLDSLFLSRFEAQRAEYWRTLYSTTSMKVPYLILCSENDDLAPVQVISNFADKLKYFGGDVKLLKWSNSPHVGHYRHHPVDYKAAISEILGKAVAIYRRKNQRIEDEVLGIEGTRDEITDPFSELRKAAVTSTSFQGFAVSPSDNLSPVSMEYYDGKDVGSIPDERKEGFIHLPSHASINAHGVLSQILFDVCVPRNVDDWDIRSNSKNAVLHGRRRHAPFNPIKCIRRSRL from the exons ATGTGGGGATTTGGTGGCAGATGTTACTGGGGAAAGAAGGTAGCTGGCGACAAAGCAGATGGGATTGTTGTGGTGTTCGCATGGATGTCCAGCGATGACAAGCACTTAGACAAATATGTTGACCTCTATTCCTCTCTCCGATGGAATTCCCTCATCTGCCATTCTCAATTCCTCAATAT GTTCTTTCCTGAGAAAGCCACAGCTCTTGCTGTTGATATTCTTAATGAACTTGTTGAG GTGCTGAAAATTAGGCCTTGCCCCCTTGTGTTTGCATCATTTTCGGGTGGTTCAAAAGCTTGCATGCTCAAGATTCTTCAG ATAATCAATGGGACTTCTGAAGCACATAATATG GATGACTATCGGCTTGTTAAGGATTGTATATCTGGTTACATTTATGATTCCAGTCCGGTTGATTTTACCAGTGATTTGGGTGTTCGATTTCTTCTACAACCAACTGTTTTGAAAGTTTCCCATCCACCAAGATTTGCTTTGTGGGTTGCAAATAGCATAGCATCTGGTCTTGATTCTCTTTTCCTTAGCAGATTTGAAGCGCAGCGTGCAGAGTATTGGCGTACTCTATATTCAACCACT AGTATGAAGGTCCCATATCTCATTTTGTGTTCAGAAAATGATGATCTTGCTCCAGTTCAAGTTATTTCAAATTTTGCCGATAAACTTAAATACTTTGGAGGAGATGTCAAATTGTTAAAATGGAGTAATTCTCCTCATGTAG GTCATTATCGGCATCATCCAGTGGATTACAAGGCTGCTATTTCTGAGATCCTTGGCAAGGCAGTTGCAATTTACCGTCGCAAAAATCAACGAATTGAAGATGAGGTCCTAGGCATAGAGGGAACTAGAGATGAGATCACAGATCCATTCTCTGAATTGAGGAAAGCAGCAGTGACCTCAACTAGTTTTCAGGGTTTTGCTGTTTCTCCAAGTGATAATCTGTCACCCGTTTCAATGGAGTACTACGATGGTAAAGATGTGGGCTCCATACCTGATGAACGGAAGGAAGGTTTTATTCATCTGCCAAGCCATGCAAGCATCAATGCGCATGGTGTTCTTAGCCAAATACTGTTTGATGTTTGTGTTCCAAGGAACGTTGACGATTGGGATATCAGGTCAAATTCCAAGAATGCAGTGTTACATGGTAGAAGAAGGCATGCTCCATTTAATCCTATAAAATGTATTCGGCGCTCAAGATTGTAA
- the LOC112705831 gene encoding uncharacterized protein isoform X2, with protein sequence MLTSIPLSDGIPSSAILNSSICQFSLYSHLQFNSIQYDKLFDIRFFPEKATALAVDILNELVEVLKIRPCPLVFASFSGGSKACMLKILQIINGTSEAHNMDDYRLVKDCISGYIYDSSPVDFTSDLGVRFLLQPTVLKVSHPPRFALWVANSIASGLDSLFLSRFEAQRAEYWRTLYSTTSMKVPYLILCSENDDLAPVQVISNFADKLKYFGGDVKLLKWSNSPHVGHYRHHPVDYKAAISEILGKAVAIYRRKNQRIEDEVLGIEGTRDEITDPFSELRKAAVTSTSFQGFAVSPSDNLSPVSMEYYDGKDVGSIPDERKEGFIHLPSHASINAHGVLSQILFDVCVPRNVDDWDIRSNSKNAVLHGRRRHAPFNPIKCIRRSRL encoded by the exons ATGTTGACCTCTATTCCTCTCTCCGATGGAATTCCCTCATCTGCCATTCTCAATTCCTCAATATGTCAGTTCTCCCTCTATTCTcatcttcaattcaattcaattcaatatgATAAACTGTTTGATATAAG GTTCTTTCCTGAGAAAGCCACAGCTCTTGCTGTTGATATTCTTAATGAACTTGTTGAG GTGCTGAAAATTAGGCCTTGCCCCCTTGTGTTTGCATCATTTTCGGGTGGTTCAAAAGCTTGCATGCTCAAGATTCTTCAG ATAATCAATGGGACTTCTGAAGCACATAATATG GATGACTATCGGCTTGTTAAGGATTGTATATCTGGTTACATTTATGATTCCAGTCCGGTTGATTTTACCAGTGATTTGGGTGTTCGATTTCTTCTACAACCAACTGTTTTGAAAGTTTCCCATCCACCAAGATTTGCTTTGTGGGTTGCAAATAGCATAGCATCTGGTCTTGATTCTCTTTTCCTTAGCAGATTTGAAGCGCAGCGTGCAGAGTATTGGCGTACTCTATATTCAACCACT AGTATGAAGGTCCCATATCTCATTTTGTGTTCAGAAAATGATGATCTTGCTCCAGTTCAAGTTATTTCAAATTTTGCCGATAAACTTAAATACTTTGGAGGAGATGTCAAATTGTTAAAATGGAGTAATTCTCCTCATGTAG GTCATTATCGGCATCATCCAGTGGATTACAAGGCTGCTATTTCTGAGATCCTTGGCAAGGCAGTTGCAATTTACCGTCGCAAAAATCAACGAATTGAAGATGAGGTCCTAGGCATAGAGGGAACTAGAGATGAGATCACAGATCCATTCTCTGAATTGAGGAAAGCAGCAGTGACCTCAACTAGTTTTCAGGGTTTTGCTGTTTCTCCAAGTGATAATCTGTCACCCGTTTCAATGGAGTACTACGATGGTAAAGATGTGGGCTCCATACCTGATGAACGGAAGGAAGGTTTTATTCATCTGCCAAGCCATGCAAGCATCAATGCGCATGGTGTTCTTAGCCAAATACTGTTTGATGTTTGTGTTCCAAGGAACGTTGACGATTGGGATATCAGGTCAAATTCCAAGAATGCAGTGTTACATGGTAGAAGAAGGCATGCTCCATTTAATCCTATAAAATGTATTCGGCGCTCAAGATTGTAA
- the LOC112705831 gene encoding uncharacterized protein isoform X3, translating to MLKILQIINGTSEAHNMDDYRLVKDCISGYIYDSSPVDFTSDLGVRFLLQPTVLKVSHPPRFALWVANSIASGLDSLFLSRFEAQRAEYWRTLYSTTSMKVPYLILCSENDDLAPVQVISNFADKLKYFGGDVKLLKWSNSPHVGHYRHHPVDYKAAISEILGKAVAIYRRKNQRIEDEVLGIEGTRDEITDPFSELRKAAVTSTSFQGFAVSPSDNLSPVSMEYYDGKDVGSIPDERKEGFIHLPSHASINAHGVLSQILFDVCVPRNVDDWDIRSNSKNAVLHGRRRHAPFNPIKCIRRSRL from the exons ATGCTCAAGATTCTTCAG ATAATCAATGGGACTTCTGAAGCACATAATATG GATGACTATCGGCTTGTTAAGGATTGTATATCTGGTTACATTTATGATTCCAGTCCGGTTGATTTTACCAGTGATTTGGGTGTTCGATTTCTTCTACAACCAACTGTTTTGAAAGTTTCCCATCCACCAAGATTTGCTTTGTGGGTTGCAAATAGCATAGCATCTGGTCTTGATTCTCTTTTCCTTAGCAGATTTGAAGCGCAGCGTGCAGAGTATTGGCGTACTCTATATTCAACCACT AGTATGAAGGTCCCATATCTCATTTTGTGTTCAGAAAATGATGATCTTGCTCCAGTTCAAGTTATTTCAAATTTTGCCGATAAACTTAAATACTTTGGAGGAGATGTCAAATTGTTAAAATGGAGTAATTCTCCTCATGTAG GTCATTATCGGCATCATCCAGTGGATTACAAGGCTGCTATTTCTGAGATCCTTGGCAAGGCAGTTGCAATTTACCGTCGCAAAAATCAACGAATTGAAGATGAGGTCCTAGGCATAGAGGGAACTAGAGATGAGATCACAGATCCATTCTCTGAATTGAGGAAAGCAGCAGTGACCTCAACTAGTTTTCAGGGTTTTGCTGTTTCTCCAAGTGATAATCTGTCACCCGTTTCAATGGAGTACTACGATGGTAAAGATGTGGGCTCCATACCTGATGAACGGAAGGAAGGTTTTATTCATCTGCCAAGCCATGCAAGCATCAATGCGCATGGTGTTCTTAGCCAAATACTGTTTGATGTTTGTGTTCCAAGGAACGTTGACGATTGGGATATCAGGTCAAATTCCAAGAATGCAGTGTTACATGGTAGAAGAAGGCATGCTCCATTTAATCCTATAAAATGTATTCGGCGCTCAAGATTGTAA